A genomic window from Streptomyces sp. HUAS YS2 includes:
- a CDS encoding NAD(P)-binding domain-containing protein, translating into MNEIGVRDVDVVVIGAGQAGLSAGYHLRRTGLEPDRDFVVLDHAPRPGGAWQFRWPSLTYGKVHGMHALPGKELTGADPARPSSEVIGGYFADYEETFDLRVHRPVDVTAVREGEGGRLLVETSEGSYATRSLINATGTWDRPFWPRYQGQETFRGRQLHTADYPGPQAFAGRRVVVVGGGASGTQHLMEIAEVAAATTWVTRREPVYREGPFGEVEGRAAVALVEERVRRGLPPQSVVSVTGLPLTDAIRGARERGILDRKPMFDRITPTGVAWDDGRSVDADVILWATGFRAAIDHLAPLRLREPGGGIRVEGTRAVRDERVHLVGYGPSASTIGANRAGRAAVADIRRLLARKPEPARV; encoded by the coding sequence GTGAACGAAATCGGCGTACGCGACGTGGACGTGGTGGTCATCGGTGCCGGTCAGGCGGGACTCTCCGCCGGGTACCACCTGCGCCGGACCGGACTCGAACCCGACCGGGACTTCGTGGTCCTCGACCACGCCCCGCGGCCCGGCGGCGCCTGGCAGTTCCGCTGGCCCTCGCTCACGTACGGCAAGGTGCACGGCATGCACGCGCTGCCCGGCAAGGAGCTGACCGGCGCCGACCCCGCCCGCCCCTCCTCCGAGGTGATCGGCGGGTACTTCGCCGACTACGAGGAGACCTTCGATCTGCGCGTCCACCGGCCCGTGGACGTGACGGCGGTCCGCGAGGGCGAGGGCGGGCGGCTGCTCGTCGAGACCTCCGAGGGCAGCTACGCGACGCGCTCGCTGATCAACGCGACAGGTACCTGGGACCGGCCGTTCTGGCCCCGCTACCAGGGGCAGGAGACCTTCCGGGGGCGGCAGCTGCACACCGCCGACTACCCCGGCCCCCAGGCGTTCGCGGGCCGCCGGGTGGTCGTGGTCGGCGGCGGCGCGTCCGGCACCCAGCACCTGATGGAGATCGCCGAGGTCGCGGCCGCGACGACCTGGGTGACCCGGCGCGAGCCGGTCTACCGCGAGGGCCCGTTCGGCGAGGTCGAGGGGCGTGCGGCGGTCGCGCTGGTGGAGGAGCGGGTACGGCGCGGGCTGCCGCCGCAGAGCGTCGTCTCCGTCACCGGACTGCCGCTCACCGACGCGATCCGCGGCGCTCGGGAGCGCGGGATCCTGGACCGGAAGCCGATGTTCGACCGGATCACCCCGACCGGGGTGGCCTGGGACGACGGCCGGTCGGTCGACGCGGACGTGATCCTGTGGGCGACCGGCTTCCGGGCCGCCATCGACCACCTCGCCCCACTGAGGCTCCGTGAGCCGGGCGGCGGCATCCGGGTTGAGGGGACCAGGGCGGTACGGGACGAGCGCGTCCACCTCGTCGGGTACGGTCCGTCCGCCTCGACCATCGGCGCGAACCGCGCCGGGCGCGCGGCCGTGGCGGACATCCGCCGTCTGCTGGCCCGGAAACCGGAGCCCGCGCGGGTCTGA
- a CDS encoding LLM class flavin-dependent oxidoreductase, producing MTVHLHWFLPTGGDGRTLVDRHAYTDGGITRSRPLSGVRAPDIEYLAQIAKAAERLGFEAVLTPTGTWCEDAWLTTVALAQHTERLKFLVAFRPGVISPVLAAQMAATYQRITRGRLLLNVVTGGDSTEQRRFGDHLDHDRRYARTDEFLSVVRGAWSGRPFDFEGEHFRIEGGLTALPPDPLPEIFFGGSSAAAGPVAARHADVYLTWGEPPWQVKEKIDWIRGLAEEQGRTVRFGIRLHTISRDSAKEAWATADRLLSDLDAETVAAAQQALGRSESVGQQRMLALHGGGSLDRDKLEIAPNLWAGVGLVRGGAGTALVGSHAEVADRIEEYHDLGVEHFVLSGYPHLEEAYWFGEGVTPELAARGLLPTIPASPLLGVPAANGRPASAPGGAPLLVAGGR from the coding sequence ATGACCGTCCATCTGCACTGGTTCCTGCCCACGGGCGGCGACGGCCGCACCCTGGTCGACCGGCACGCCTACACCGACGGCGGCATCACCCGGTCCCGTCCCCTCTCCGGGGTCCGCGCGCCGGACATCGAGTACCTGGCCCAGATCGCCAAGGCGGCCGAACGCCTCGGCTTCGAGGCGGTGCTGACACCCACCGGCACGTGGTGCGAGGACGCCTGGCTGACGACCGTCGCGCTCGCCCAGCACACCGAACGGCTGAAGTTCCTGGTCGCCTTCCGGCCCGGGGTGATCTCGCCGGTGCTCGCCGCGCAGATGGCGGCAACGTACCAGCGCATCACCCGCGGCCGGCTGCTGCTCAACGTGGTGACGGGCGGCGACTCGACGGAGCAGAGGCGATTCGGCGACCACCTGGACCACGACCGCCGGTACGCCCGGACGGACGAGTTCCTGTCCGTGGTCCGCGGCGCGTGGAGCGGCCGGCCGTTCGACTTCGAGGGCGAGCACTTCCGGATCGAGGGCGGGCTGACCGCGCTGCCGCCGGACCCGCTGCCGGAGATCTTCTTCGGCGGTTCGTCGGCGGCGGCCGGGCCGGTCGCCGCCCGGCACGCGGACGTGTACCTGACGTGGGGCGAGCCTCCGTGGCAGGTCAAGGAGAAGATCGACTGGATCCGGGGGCTCGCGGAGGAGCAGGGCCGTACGGTGCGGTTCGGCATCCGCTTGCACACGATCTCGCGGGACTCGGCCAAGGAGGCGTGGGCGACGGCGGACCGGCTGCTGTCCGACCTCGACGCGGAGACCGTGGCGGCGGCGCAGCAGGCCCTCGGCCGGAGCGAGTCGGTCGGCCAGCAGCGGATGCTGGCGCTGCACGGCGGCGGCTCGCTGGACCGGGACAAGCTGGAGATCGCGCCGAACCTCTGGGCGGGCGTCGGTCTCGTCCGGGGCGGGGCGGGCACCGCGCTGGTCGGCAGCCACGCCGAGGTGGCGGACCGGATCGAGGAGTACCACGACCTCGGCGTGGAGCACTTCGTGCTCTCCGGGTACCCGCATCTGGAGGAGGCGTACTGGTTCGGCGAGGGCGTGACCCCGGAGCTGGCGGCGCGCGGGCTGCTCCCTACGATCCCGGCCTCGCCGCTGCTCGGTGTGCCGGCGGCGAACGGCCGCCCGGCCTCGGCCCCGGGCGGCGCTCCGCTGCTGGTGGCGGGCGGCCGGTAG
- the mltG gene encoding endolytic transglycosylase MltG: MTHAFPRLEPPRRRRSRLTRRGRLLLLALALLATAVAVAVPLLLRAPVEKPPVAEKKRTLLIPEGWRATQVYAAVDRALALPGGTTRRAATAAAPALPAAARGNPEGYLFPATYPLEKATTAEGLLRYMVRTAGERFGADRIAAGARRQGLSLHQTVIVASIVQAEADTPADMAKVARVVHNRLARGMALQMDSTLNYAMNRSTVDTSVEDTRIDSPYNTYERTGLPPTPIANPGEQAMAAAIAPAPGDWLYFVTVRPGDTRFTADYTEQQRNVAEFNEVRRSTSAS, encoded by the coding sequence ATGACGCACGCGTTCCCGCGGCTCGAGCCCCCACGCCGGCGCCGGAGCCGACTGACCCGCCGCGGCCGACTGCTCCTTCTCGCGCTCGCGCTGCTCGCGACGGCGGTCGCCGTCGCGGTCCCCCTGCTGCTGAGGGCGCCGGTCGAGAAGCCGCCCGTCGCCGAGAAGAAACGCACCCTGCTGATCCCCGAGGGCTGGCGGGCCACCCAGGTGTACGCCGCTGTCGACCGCGCGCTCGCGCTGCCCGGCGGCACGACCCGGCGGGCCGCGACCGCCGCCGCCCCCGCGCTGCCGGCCGCCGCACGGGGCAACCCCGAGGGCTACCTGTTCCCGGCCACGTACCCGCTCGAGAAGGCGACGACCGCCGAGGGACTGCTGCGCTACATGGTCCGCACGGCCGGCGAGCGCTTCGGCGCCGACCGCATCGCCGCCGGCGCGCGACGGCAGGGGCTCAGCCTGCACCAGACGGTGATCGTCGCCAGCATCGTCCAGGCCGAGGCGGACACCCCCGCGGACATGGCGAAGGTCGCCCGGGTCGTGCACAACCGGCTCGCCCGGGGGATGGCGCTGCAGATGGACTCGACGCTGAACTACGCGATGAACCGTTCCACCGTGGACACCAGCGTCGAGGACACCCGGATCGACAGCCCGTACAACACCTATGAGCGCACCGGCCTGCCGCCGACCCCGATCGCCAACCCCGGGGAACAGGCGATGGCGGCGGCCATCGCCCCGGCGCCGGGCGACTGGCTCTACTTCGTCACCGTCCGGCCGGGGGACACCCGGTTCACCGCCGACTACACGGAGCAGCAGCGCAACGTGGCGGAGTTCAACGAGGTGCGCCGGAGCACGTCGGCGAGCTGA